In a genomic window of Aricia agestis chromosome 2, ilAriAges1.1, whole genome shotgun sequence:
- the LOC121736913 gene encoding stress-induced-phosphoprotein 1, with amino-acid sequence MEQVNQLKEKGNAALSSGQYDEAVKFYTSAIELDPKNHVLYSNRSAAHAKAENYSAALEDANITVSLNPTWSKGYSRKGSALAFLGKYDEAIAAYEKGLELEPNNQQLASGLAEVKKQEIEAKIRTEQIMEKLKSNPQTKEWLSDPDYVKMVKDINPYDLKSSVLKLDDKRMLPTLSVLLGFNLETPMDVDPPATETKPKPEPKKEEPPKPKYEDLPENRRLALQEKDRGNECYKKKDFENALLHYRKAIEHDSNDITFYTNVAAVYFEQKDYENCIKECEKAIEIGRENRADFKLIAKAFTRIGNAYRKMEQWKLAKTYYEKSMSEHRTPEIKTLLSEVEKKIVEEERKAYIDPVKAEQEKELGNDYFKKGDYSTAVKHYSEAIKRNPDDPKLYSNRAACYTKLAAFDLGLRDCDQCCKLDPKFIKGWIRKGKILQGMQQPSKALTAYQKALELDPSNAEALEGYRACSTQLNSNPEEVRKRAMADPDVQAILRDPAMRCILEQMQQDPQALQDHLKNPEIAAKIQKLLESGLIAIH; translated from the exons ATGGAACAG gttaaCCAATTAAAAGAAAAAGGCAACGCGGCTCTGTCTTCCGGACAGTACGATGAGGCCGTTAAATTTTACACCAGTGCTATAGAATTAGATCCCAAAAACCACGTTTTGTATAGCAATCGATCAGCTGCTCATGCGAAAGCGGAGAATTACTCAGCTGCCTTGGAAGATGCCAATATCACTGTGTCTTTGAATCCAACATGGAGCAAAGGCTACTCAAGAAAAGGCAGTGCACTAGCTTTCTTAGGAAAATATGATGAGGCAATCGCTGCTTATGAAAAAGGTTTAGAACTGGAGCCGAACAATCAGCAACTAGCATCAGGGTTGGCGGAAGTTAAGAAGCAGGAAATTGAAGCTAAAATTAGAACAGAACAGATAATGGAGAAACTGAAGTCAAACCCACAGACAAAAGAGTGGCTAAGTGATCCTGACTATGTTAAAATGGTCAAG GATATTAATCCGTATGACTTAAAATCGTCAGTTTTGAAGTTGGATGACAAGAGAATGCTCCCAACCCTCAGTGTTTTGCTAGGATTCAATTTGGAAACTCCAATGGATGTAGACCCCCCAGCAACAGAGACCAAGCCGAAACCTGAGCCTAAAAAGGAGGAGCCACCGAAACCAAAATACGAGGACTTGCCTGAAAACCGTAGATTAGCATTACAAGAGAAAGACCGTGGCAATGAATGCTACAAGAAAAAGGACTTTGAAAATGCCCTTCTACATTACCGTAAGGCAATTGAACATGACTCAAATGACATCACATTTTATACCAATGTAGCTGCCGTGTATTTTGAACAGAAAGACTATGAAAACTGTATCAAGGAATGTGAAAAGGCTATAGAAATTGGTAGAGAGAACAGAGCTGACTTCAAGCTTATTGCTAAAGCCTTCACTCGAATTG GTAATGCCTACAGGAAAATGGAACAATGGAAATTAGCAAAAACATACTATGAAAAGTCAATGTCAGAACATCGAACCCCAGAAATCAAAACCCTCTTGAGTGAAGTAGAAAAGAAAATTGTTGAAGAAGAGAGAAAGGCATACATTGACCCTGTTAAAGCAGAACAAGAAAAAGAACTTGGAAATGATTACTTCAAGAAAG GTGATTACAGcactgctgttaagcattataGTGAAGCCATTAAGCGCAATCCAGATGACCCCAAGCTGTACTCAAACCGAGCTGCTTGTTACACAAAGTTGGCTGCCTTCGATCTTGGGCTACGGGACTGTGACCAATGCTGCAAGCTAGACCCCAAGTTTATCAAAGGTTGGATTCGTAAAGGCAAAATTCTGCAA GGTATGCAACAACCATCTAAAGCCCTCACGGCATACCAGAAGGCCCTAGAATTAGATCCTAGTAATGCAGAGGCTTTGGAGGGCTACCGTGCCTGCTCAACCCAACTCAACTCAAATCCAGAGGAG GTACGTAAACGTGCAATGGCCGACCCCGACGTTCAAGCCATTCTCCGAGACCCAGCCATGCGCTGTATTCTTGAACAGATGCAACAAGATCCACAGGCACTGCAGGACCATCTAAAAAACCCAGAAATTGCCGCCAAAATACAAAAACTACTCGAGTCTGGCCTGATAGCAATACATTAG